Proteins from a genomic interval of Candidatus Rubidus massiliensis:
- a CDS encoding Cellobiose phosphorylase gives MKYKNLALVFFNRKEIASNIMKKLRDIDSHAILIHAKNNKEYDIISNSLGSWQTWMISIISLLFVSDLAILFTALKKEFLHETFIVLCVTLGFVIFLAFLFQRFYLRKKIDNSALEYCKQLILPGETLVIIENDPQKNKKINQLIQDLRFKGITSYLVTHSIDIPQTSNVDHLPKKPLTQDYLAEEAFHLGQKMSSAVHNKDNIFYQNLGKKINQTETHLRDIYSFLNQTLDLEHNILLSTEWLLDNAYAIKGHMKDISRNLPSNFYQKLPLLKDGNYINLPRVYGMASQLVLLTDGYVDKDNINAFIESFQKNTPLTIGELWSFPLILRLSLIESIEHLADLIIQRLKDSQQADFWGDRLLNATRKSPDKLYFFMNLLTESHPQPSTYFASQLVDHLYDDEGALLLVKNWFEKKIGYDLSNILQTEQNDQTVEQTSIANCITSLHRLKQLDWREVFEKLNVVNNILGEDFANVYAKMDFSTKDLYRHHVEKLSKASSYSEFEIARQAVLLSQQGTTPLTQHVGYYIIDRGIKLLKNAIDQKQTYISIFKNFLEKYTQFFYIGSIATLSIMINLGLIYFIAGLNYTNWQFWLFFLVAIIPSSEIALQTIHYILSHSLKPVILPKMNYEKEIPTDCQTLVVIPVLLSTYETIKRDVLNLEIRFLSNPLPNIYYSLFADDPDSSKKHTTEDTEKLNYASSLIEELNSKYDNVFYLFYRERKWNSGQNCWMAWERKRGKLEELNKILLSNNEENFKKYIKVGEIKNLFRIKYVLTLDSDTQLPLGKARNLIETISHPLNKPYVSPEGNLERGYTIIQPRVSTSFPSGNESFFSTIYSDPSGTDPYTKAVSDIYQDLFHEGVYHGKGIYEVKSFNEILDNRFPENLILSHDLLEGAYVGTGFASDIELHDSFPNTFHEFSARNQRWVRGDWQITQWLFSKVPSFNGLKQNTLSLINRWKIFDNLRRSFLGLSLILLILCGAFFNISYSFALFAGFVIVLPIFFQITDILRIPLINWPGVWEDLKKCLYKTVFNVSLLPYMAWINTSAIVQALYRRTISKKNLLDWNASLYSTSLSKPSLENFILSLITLLSITLLGILFYSIGLSTLVYLPFFILWIISPIIAHLLNKKRSLSKVTGLSEADQMFLLKVARKTWRFFDEFVGPQNHWLPPDNFQEDLRIEVAKRTSTTNIGMYFTSILSCYELGFISSINAIERIDKTIRTIEKLEHYEGHPLNWYDTETLQPLSPKYVSTVDSGNMLGSLWMVEQALNDYFLRPLVDSRCIERLKPTLRLLKDEIKRHHHQENNLVYVLIDEIQNKLETNNSNDILALYSKIEEVYTLATQFKDTLKDLQPSIDQAIYYWARQVEQQVNDWRIIFEHYLPWCAHFKKTIFLEVLANNENLQKILIHLKHTPSIVQLADNAYSGMNYFFEKFPSLQIEQLNKWYSELQNLYKVSCERCAHKSLFIHELKDRIEKLSNQMNMSFLFNSERKLFSIGYHVSDHRMDTSFYDLLASEARLASFLAIAKREAPVTHWWSLGRPFGRFDGLTILQSWGGTMFEYLMPVIYTKQFENSLLDIACKDAVFCQITYAKKRNIPWGISESAYSGLDIHKIYQYRAFGVPGLGLKRGLENDLVVTPYSSALALMIDPIAATNNLRLLSSTEAMFGEYGFFEAIDYSREKTSKGRKGVLIGTYMAHHQGMSISAIANTLNDNCLQKLFHLHPKIKSVESLLYERPSRPTLGKEGRLIQPQLPKLSSIAKTSLVSLIDTPNTTYPLTHLLSNGHYNVMITNSGGGYSRFENKDITVWRADITRDSWGSFFYINDKDLQTFYSPTFHPFDILPKNYTVNFSSHKAEFKRFDNGVETISEIYVSPEDNVEIRTLTFANHTQKNRPFEILSFQELAMAPHLADLSHPVFNKMFIETESIEPLHALIAFRRPRSAKEEPLFCFHLISCEHSIEQPFSFETSREKFIGRGNTLGNPDALNNQLTNSVGFVLDPIFSIKYKFIIESKKKYKLSFVTGVAKSKSEALNLIKKYKEFSLVKRAEEMAWTHEEIILRHLHIRHEQAHLFQQLASRVIFPSGQLAASPEKIRQNTLGQSGLWAHGISGDIPIVLATISNTYDIEIIQQILIAHTYWHLHGLKVDLVILNEEHSSYEQTLNDMLNRIVQPYIQYIGLNKTGGIFIRFLDQMAEDHVTLLYTCASLIINTSRGDIRQHLAIPIPGASLPQPVIYNAKIKEEPSPPLPFLELKCFNSIGGFSQDGKEYIIYLSGNLVTPAPWINVVANPQFGFLASERGLVNTWFGNSQSNRLTPWSNDPLIDPITDVIYLRDEETGVFWTITSGTIREKDAYRIRHGQGYTIYEHISHAIEQEMKVFVPLKDDTSTSPPVRIQIIRLKNHSNRKRKLSLFAYNDLVLGTNKEQTQKFIVTNWNVDKKALLATNSYHPDYPKRIAFLHIDSNVSSYTTNRTEFIGRNGSLHAPSALKRIRLGGTIGANLDSCFAIQSVIEINPSDEVEIVVLLGEGTDLNDVKQLIDQYGSKRKAKEAFINATNWWYSFLTTIQVETPSFETNIFINRWMMYQNLSCRIWGRTAFYQSGGAFGFRDQLQDVSALILHDPELTKRQILLSASRQFIEGDVQHWWHPPSGNGVRTRITDDLLWLPLVTALYIRVTGDYSILNIEIPFIEGRVLEPSEHEIYLPPTLSKEKSSLLDHCKRAIDLSLRFGKHGMPLIGGGDWNDGMNTVGLEGKGESVWLGWFLATVLNEMLPIFEKYGEKGIYKHYKSTMEQIIASLEENCWDGNWYVRAFFDNGQPIGSSKNSEDKIDSLPQSWSILSNLGNKERSKIAMNAVEEFLVKYNERLILLFTPPFDKSEPNPGYIMGYPPGVRENGGQYTHAAGWVAAAYARMGNSEKSLEILNLLNPILRTLSKEQINLYKIEPYVLPGDIYSLNNAVGRGGWSWYTGSAGVIYRAWIEEIFGLKFEEGKLKLSPQIPLSWNHVKLTLKHKKATYHIHYQREENSPFTIFINDKKLDTDLILLEDNNNSYTIVVKFG, from the coding sequence ATGAAATATAAAAACTTAGCATTAGTTTTTTTTAATAGAAAAGAAATTGCTTCAAATATCATGAAGAAACTAAGAGATATTGACTCTCATGCCATTTTAATTCACGCCAAAAATAACAAAGAATACGACATCATATCCAATAGTTTAGGTTCTTGGCAAACCTGGATGATTTCTATCATTAGCTTATTGTTTGTTAGTGATTTAGCTATTTTATTTACAGCCTTAAAAAAAGAATTTCTTCATGAAACATTTATTGTTTTATGTGTAACTTTAGGATTTGTTATTTTTTTGGCATTTTTATTTCAACGGTTTTATCTAAGAAAAAAAATAGACAACTCTGCTTTAGAATATTGTAAGCAACTAATTTTACCCGGCGAAACTTTAGTTATTATAGAAAATGACCCTCAAAAAAACAAAAAAATTAATCAATTAATCCAAGACTTAAGATTTAAAGGAATAACAAGTTATCTTGTTACTCACTCGATTGACATTCCACAAACCTCAAATGTTGATCATTTACCAAAAAAACCGTTAACACAAGATTATTTAGCAGAAGAGGCTTTTCATTTAGGCCAAAAAATGAGTAGCGCGGTTCATAACAAAGATAATATCTTTTATCAAAATTTAGGAAAAAAAATCAATCAGACTGAAACTCATTTACGTGATATTTATTCCTTTTTAAATCAAACATTAGACTTAGAACACAATATTCTTTTATCAACTGAGTGGCTCTTGGACAATGCTTATGCAATAAAAGGGCACATGAAGGATATCAGTCGAAATCTTCCATCAAATTTTTATCAAAAATTACCATTACTTAAAGATGGTAATTATATTAATTTGCCAAGAGTTTATGGAATGGCATCTCAACTTGTGTTATTGACAGATGGTTATGTAGACAAAGATAATATTAATGCTTTTATTGAATCATTTCAAAAAAATACCCCCTTAACAATTGGAGAGCTTTGGTCTTTTCCTTTAATTTTACGCTTAAGCTTAATTGAATCTATTGAACACTTAGCAGACCTTATTATTCAAAGGCTTAAAGATTCTCAACAAGCCGACTTCTGGGGTGATCGATTGCTTAATGCAACAAGAAAATCTCCTGACAAATTATATTTTTTTATGAACCTTTTAACTGAGAGTCATCCGCAACCATCGACATATTTTGCAAGTCAATTAGTCGATCATTTGTATGACGATGAAGGGGCTTTACTACTTGTAAAGAATTGGTTCGAAAAAAAAATTGGTTACGATCTTTCGAATATTTTACAAACAGAGCAAAATGACCAAACTGTAGAACAAACGTCTATTGCAAATTGCATTACTAGTTTACATAGATTAAAACAATTAGACTGGCGAGAGGTTTTTGAAAAATTAAATGTTGTTAATAACATTTTAGGAGAAGATTTTGCAAATGTTTATGCTAAAATGGATTTTAGCACTAAAGATTTATATCGCCATCATGTTGAAAAACTGTCTAAAGCTTCATCTTATTCAGAATTTGAAATAGCAAGGCAAGCTGTTTTACTAAGTCAACAAGGCACTACACCTTTAACACAGCACGTTGGTTACTATATCATCGATCGTGGAATAAAATTGTTAAAGAATGCGATTGATCAAAAGCAAACTTATATTTCAATTTTTAAAAATTTTTTAGAGAAATATACACAATTTTTTTACATTGGAAGTATAGCTACTTTATCCATAATGATAAATCTTGGTCTAATCTATTTCATAGCAGGGCTTAATTATACAAACTGGCAATTCTGGCTGTTTTTTCTTGTAGCAATTATTCCATCAAGTGAGATTGCTCTTCAAACAATCCACTACATTTTGTCTCATTCGTTAAAACCTGTCATTTTACCCAAAATGAATTACGAAAAAGAAATTCCCACAGATTGTCAGACACTTGTTGTAATTCCAGTTCTTTTATCAACATACGAAACGATAAAAAGAGATGTATTAAACCTTGAAATTCGTTTTTTATCAAACCCTCTGCCAAATATTTATTATTCGTTATTTGCAGATGACCCCGATTCTTCCAAAAAACATACAACAGAAGATACAGAAAAATTAAATTACGCTTCCTCTCTCATAGAGGAATTGAATAGCAAATATGACAACGTTTTTTACTTATTTTATCGAGAAAGAAAGTGGAATTCTGGACAAAATTGTTGGATGGCCTGGGAGAGAAAAAGAGGCAAATTAGAAGAGCTTAACAAAATCCTTTTGTCAAATAATGAAGAAAATTTCAAAAAATATATTAAAGTTGGGGAAATAAAAAATTTATTTCGAATTAAGTATGTGCTCACTTTAGATTCGGATACGCAACTTCCTTTGGGAAAAGCAAGAAATTTAATAGAAACTATTTCCCATCCCTTAAATAAACCTTATGTTTCACCAGAAGGCAATTTAGAAAGAGGGTATACTATTATCCAGCCAAGAGTTAGTACTAGTTTCCCAAGTGGTAATGAAAGTTTTTTTTCTACCATTTATTCAGATCCATCGGGCACGGACCCATATACAAAAGCTGTTTCTGACATTTATCAAGATCTATTTCATGAGGGGGTCTACCATGGAAAAGGAATTTACGAAGTAAAATCATTTAATGAAATTTTAGATAATCGTTTTCCTGAAAATCTTATTTTAAGTCATGATTTATTAGAAGGTGCATATGTTGGAACCGGCTTTGCAAGTGATATAGAATTACACGACTCTTTCCCAAACACATTTCATGAATTTTCTGCTAGAAATCAACGGTGGGTTAGAGGTGATTGGCAAATTACGCAATGGCTTTTTTCAAAAGTTCCATCATTTAATGGCTTGAAACAAAATACTTTGTCTTTAATAAATAGATGGAAAATATTTGATAATTTACGTCGCTCTTTTCTCGGCCTTAGTTTAATTTTGCTAATTCTTTGCGGTGCATTTTTTAACATTAGTTATTCTTTTGCCCTTTTCGCCGGCTTTGTCATTGTTCTTCCAATTTTTTTTCAAATTACCGATATATTGAGAATTCCCCTTATTAATTGGCCTGGAGTTTGGGAAGACTTAAAAAAATGTTTATACAAAACTGTTTTTAATGTTTCTTTATTACCCTACATGGCTTGGATAAACACAAGCGCAATTGTGCAAGCATTATATCGTAGAACTATTTCTAAAAAAAATTTACTAGATTGGAATGCTTCCCTTTATAGCACTTCCCTATCCAAACCAAGTCTTGAAAATTTTATACTAAGCTTGATAACGCTTTTATCTATTACTTTATTAGGCATACTTTTTTATAGTATTGGCCTTTCAACCCTAGTATACTTACCGTTTTTTATACTTTGGATCATTTCACCAATTATTGCTCATCTACTAAACAAAAAGAGAAGTCTATCCAAAGTAACTGGATTATCAGAAGCGGATCAAATGTTTTTACTTAAGGTAGCTAGAAAAACATGGCGCTTTTTTGACGAATTTGTAGGTCCTCAAAATCATTGGCTCCCTCCAGATAATTTTCAAGAAGATTTGCGCATCGAAGTTGCAAAAAGAACATCAACCACAAATATAGGGATGTATTTTACATCCATTTTATCTTGTTATGAACTGGGCTTTATCTCTTCTATTAATGCAATTGAACGAATCGATAAGACTATTCGAACTATTGAAAAATTAGAGCATTATGAAGGTCATCCTTTAAATTGGTATGATACAGAAACTCTTCAACCTTTAAGTCCTAAATATGTCTCCACTGTTGATAGCGGAAATATGCTCGGATCTTTATGGATGGTTGAACAAGCCCTAAATGATTATTTTTTACGACCTTTAGTAGACTCAAGATGTATTGAACGTTTAAAACCAACTTTAAGGCTACTTAAAGATGAAATAAAAAGACATCATCATCAAGAAAATAATCTAGTCTATGTATTAATAGATGAGATCCAGAATAAACTTGAAACGAATAATTCTAATGATATTTTAGCTTTATATAGCAAAATTGAAGAAGTTTACACACTAGCCACTCAATTTAAAGACACATTGAAAGATTTACAGCCTTCAATCGATCAAGCTATATATTATTGGGCAAGACAAGTTGAACAACAAGTCAATGATTGGCGTATCATTTTTGAACATTACCTCCCTTGGTGTGCCCATTTTAAAAAAACTATTTTTTTAGAAGTGTTAGCTAATAATGAAAACTTACAAAAGATTTTGATCCATTTAAAACACACCCCTTCCATAGTACAGTTAGCAGATAATGCCTATTCGGGGATGAATTATTTTTTTGAAAAGTTTCCTTCACTTCAAATCGAACAATTAAACAAATGGTACTCTGAGTTACAAAATCTATATAAAGTTTCTTGTGAGCGTTGTGCTCATAAATCTTTATTTATTCATGAATTAAAAGATCGTATAGAAAAACTTTCGAATCAAATGAACATGAGTTTTTTATTTAATTCTGAAAGAAAACTTTTTTCTATAGGTTATCATGTAAGTGACCATCGCATGGATACATCCTTTTACGATTTACTTGCAAGCGAAGCTAGACTTGCCTCATTTTTAGCGATAGCCAAAAGGGAAGCGCCGGTTACACATTGGTGGTCACTTGGTCGCCCCTTTGGAAGATTTGATGGCCTGACTATTTTGCAATCATGGGGTGGCACTATGTTTGAATACTTAATGCCTGTCATTTATACAAAACAATTTGAAAATTCATTATTAGATATAGCTTGTAAAGATGCAGTTTTTTGTCAAATAACTTACGCTAAAAAACGAAATATTCCTTGGGGTATTTCTGAATCTGCTTATAGTGGATTAGACATCCATAAAATTTATCAATATCGCGCTTTTGGTGTTCCAGGACTCGGATTAAAAAGAGGATTGGAAAATGATTTAGTGGTAACCCCATATTCTTCAGCTCTAGCCTTAATGATAGATCCAATAGCGGCAACAAACAACTTAAGGCTTTTAAGTTCAACAGAAGCCATGTTTGGAGAGTATGGCTTTTTTGAAGCTATTGATTATTCTAGAGAAAAAACATCTAAAGGACGAAAAGGTGTCTTGATTGGAACTTACATGGCACACCATCAGGGTATGTCAATTAGCGCTATAGCAAACACTTTAAATGACAATTGTTTACAAAAACTTTTTCACCTCCATCCTAAGATTAAATCTGTAGAATCCTTGCTATACGAAAGACCTTCAAGACCAACTTTAGGCAAAGAAGGACGTCTAATACAACCTCAGCTTCCCAAATTATCTTCCATTGCTAAAACTTCATTAGTAAGTTTGATCGATACGCCCAATACTACTTATCCATTAACACATCTATTATCTAATGGTCACTATAATGTCATGATCACAAATTCTGGTGGTGGTTATAGTCGTTTTGAAAATAAGGATATTACCGTATGGAGAGCAGATATCACTCGCGATTCTTGGGGGTCATTTTTTTATATAAATGACAAAGATTTACAAACATTTTATTCTCCAACCTTTCATCCATTTGATATTTTACCAAAAAATTACACTGTTAATTTTTCTTCACATAAGGCTGAATTTAAACGTTTTGATAATGGTGTTGAAACTATATCAGAAATCTATGTTTCTCCAGAAGATAATGTAGAAATTCGTACGTTAACTTTTGCTAACCATACTCAAAAAAATCGTCCCTTTGAAATACTAAGTTTTCAAGAATTAGCCATGGCTCCTCATTTAGCAGATTTATCCCACCCTGTATTCAACAAAATGTTCATTGAAACTGAATCCATTGAACCATTACACGCTCTTATAGCTTTTAGAAGACCTAGATCTGCTAAAGAAGAACCTTTATTTTGCTTTCATTTAATTTCTTGTGAACATTCAATAGAGCAGCCATTTTCATTTGAAACAAGTCGAGAAAAATTTATCGGTAGAGGCAATACTTTAGGCAATCCGGATGCACTTAACAATCAACTTACGAATAGTGTTGGTTTTGTTTTAGATCCAATTTTTAGTATTAAGTACAAATTTATAATTGAATCTAAGAAAAAATATAAACTTTCTTTTGTTACAGGCGTTGCAAAAAGTAAATCTGAAGCTTTAAATCTAATAAAAAAATATAAAGAATTTTCGTTAGTAAAACGAGCTGAGGAAATGGCTTGGACCCATGAAGAAATCATTTTACGTCACCTTCACATTCGTCATGAACAAGCACATCTTTTTCAACAATTAGCCAGCAGAGTTATTTTTCCAAGTGGTCAACTAGCTGCAAGCCCTGAAAAAATTCGTCAAAATACTTTAGGGCAGTCAGGTTTGTGGGCTCATGGTATTTCAGGTGACATTCCCATTGTTTTGGCGACAATTAGCAATACCTATGACATAGAAATTATTCAGCAGATTTTAATTGCTCACACCTACTGGCATCTGCATGGATTAAAAGTTGACCTTGTCATATTAAACGAAGAGCATTCAAGCTATGAGCAAACCTTAAATGATATGTTAAATAGAATTGTTCAACCCTATATTCAATATATCGGTTTGAATAAGACTGGTGGTATTTTTATAAGATTTTTGGATCAAATGGCAGAAGATCATGTCACTTTACTTTACACATGCGCTTCTTTAATTATAAATACATCGCGAGGAGATATTAGACAACACTTAGCCATACCAATTCCTGGGGCTAGTTTACCACAACCTGTAATCTATAATGCGAAGATAAAAGAAGAGCCATCTCCCCCATTACCCTTTTTAGAATTAAAATGTTTTAATTCAATAGGTGGATTTTCACAAGATGGAAAAGAATATATTATTTATTTGTCAGGAAATCTTGTAACACCAGCTCCTTGGATTAATGTTGTCGCTAATCCTCAATTTGGTTTTTTAGCATCAGAAAGAGGCCTTGTGAATACATGGTTTGGCAATAGCCAAAGTAATCGTTTGACACCTTGGTCTAATGATCCTTTGATAGATCCAATTACGGATGTTATCTATTTAAGAGACGAAGAAACAGGTGTATTTTGGACTATTACATCAGGAACAATCAGAGAAAAAGATGCATACCGTATCAGGCATGGGCAAGGTTATACAATCTATGAACACATAAGTCATGCCATTGAGCAAGAGATGAAAGTTTTTGTGCCATTAAAGGATGATACATCAACATCACCTCCAGTAAGAATTCAAATCATTCGTCTAAAAAATCATTCAAATCGTAAAAGAAAACTATCCCTTTTTGCTTACAATGATCTTGTTTTAGGCACAAATAAAGAACAAACGCAAAAATTTATTGTAACCAATTGGAATGTTGATAAAAAAGCCCTTTTAGCCACAAACTCATATCATCCCGATTATCCTAAACGAATTGCTTTTTTACATATAGATTCAAATGTATCCTCTTACACAACAAATAGGACGGAGTTCATTGGTAGAAATGGAAGTCTTCACGCACCCTCTGCCCTTAAAAGAATTCGATTGGGAGGAACTATTGGAGCTAATTTAGATTCATGTTTTGCCATTCAATCTGTCATTGAGATAAACCCAAGTGATGAAGTTGAAATTGTAGTCTTATTAGGTGAGGGAACAGATCTAAATGATGTAAAACAGTTAATAGATCAATATGGGTCGAAACGAAAAGCTAAAGAAGCTTTTATCAATGCAACAAATTGGTGGTATAGCTTTTTAACTACTATACAAGTAGAAACACCAAGTTTTGAAACGAATATATTTATCAATCGATGGATGATGTATCAAAACCTTTCTTGTAGAATTTGGGGAAGAACAGCCTTTTATCAATCGGGTGGTGCTTTTGGATTTAGAGATCAATTACAAGATGTGAGCGCTTTAATTTTACATGATCCAGAACTTACAAAAAGACAAATCTTATTATCAGCCTCGAGACAATTTATTGAAGGTGATGTGCAACATTGGTGGCATCCCCCTTCTGGTAATGGAGTGAGAACTAGAATAACAGATGATTTGCTTTGGCTACCCTTAGTTACAGCTCTTTACATTCGAGTGACTGGTGATTACTCAATCTTAAATATCGAGATTCCATTTATCGAAGGAAGGGTTTTAGAGCCTTCAGAACATGAAATTTATTTACCCCCTACTCTTTCAAAAGAAAAGAGTAGTCTATTGGATCATTGCAAAAGAGCAATCGATCTATCTTTACGTTTTGGAAAACATGGAATGCCACTAATTGGTGGTGGGGATTGGAACGATGGAATGAATACTGTAGGATTAGAGGGTAAAGGTGAAAGCGTATGGTTAGGGTGGTTTTTGGCTACTGTTTTAAATGAAATGCTTCCGATCTTTGAAAAATATGGGGAAAAAGGGATTTACAAACATTACAAATCTACAATGGAACAAATTATTGCTTCTTTAGAAGAGAATTGTTGGGATGGAAATTGGTATGTGAGAGCATTTTTTGACAATGGTCAGCCCATTGGATCCTCAAAAAATAGTGAAGATAAAATTGATTCTTTACCTCAATCTTGGTCCATTTTATCAAATCTAGGCAATAAGGAAAGGTCTAAAATTGCCATGAATGCTGTAGAGGAGTTCTTAGTTAAATATAATGAACGTTTAATTTTGCTATTCACCCCCCCTTTTGATAAATCAGAACCAAATCCTGGCTATATAATGGGCTATCCCCCAGGTGTTAGGGAAAATGGGGGGCAATACACCCATGCTGCCGGATGGGTAGCTGCGGCTTATGCCAGAATGGGTAATTCTGAAAAATCTTTAGAAATTTTAAACTTATTAAACCCAATTCTTAGAACATTGTCTAAAGAACAAATCAATTTATATAAAATTGAACCTTACGTACTACCAGGAGACATCTATTCTTTAAACAATGCTGTTGGTCGAGGAGGTTGGAGCTGGTATACAGGGTCTGCAGGTGTAATTTATCGTGCTTGGATTGAAGAAATTTTTGGTTTAAAGTTCGAAGAGGGTAAATTAAAACTTTCTCCACAAATACCTCTTAGTTGGAATCATGTAAAATTGACCCTCAAACATAAAAAAGCTACTTATCACATTCATTATCAAAGGGAAGAAAATAGCCCATTTACAATTTTTATAAATGACAAAAAATTAGATACTGATTTAATCCTTCTAGAGGATAACAATAATTCGTATACGATTGTTGTTAAATTTGGTTAA
- the rlmL_2 gene encoding Ribosomal RNA large subunit methyltransferase L, whose translation MSDKIQLFATCSSGLEDVLMEELRELGYDDLTSSFRGVYIFTKKIEDIYRINYCSRIAGRVLFPLRKFKIRRTEDLYNEVLQIQWDKYFTKPNYTLAIDANVSNPLFKNSLYAAQVTKDAICDQLRQKFGFRPSVNTENPTIQLNLFIYNNQAVLSFDTSGTPLFKRGYRIETVAAPIQESLAAALLRMAKYQGTEILCDPCCGSGTFLIEALMIASKIPAGFYRTNWGFYHLPFFSSSAWAKIKVAEDSKRISLPPGHFLGIDQNKNAVRIAKTNLRAAGFLKEVEILQGNFANVELPFNPNFVITNPPHGIRLDEVDSLKPLYRALGDFFKRKMEKPGKAFIFTGSLDLSKEVGLAADKRNVIKNSNIESRFLEFTIY comes from the coding sequence ATGAGCGATAAAATACAACTATTTGCTACATGTTCATCAGGTCTTGAAGACGTTTTGATGGAAGAACTTAGAGAACTTGGATATGACGATTTAACCTCAAGCTTTCGTGGAGTCTATATCTTTACAAAAAAAATAGAAGATATATACCGGATTAATTATTGTTCGAGGATTGCTGGAAGAGTTCTTTTTCCTTTACGAAAATTTAAAATTCGTAGAACTGAAGATCTTTATAATGAAGTCTTACAGATACAATGGGACAAATATTTTACAAAGCCAAACTACACTTTAGCAATCGATGCTAATGTCTCCAATCCTTTATTTAAGAATAGCTTATATGCTGCACAAGTAACTAAAGATGCTATTTGTGATCAATTGCGGCAAAAATTTGGTTTTCGTCCAAGTGTTAACACTGAAAATCCAACCATTCAGCTAAACTTATTTATCTATAATAACCAAGCTGTGTTGAGTTTTGATACTTCAGGTACACCCTTATTTAAAAGAGGGTACAGGATTGAAACGGTTGCCGCTCCGATACAAGAATCTTTAGCGGCCGCTCTCTTAAGAATGGCTAAATACCAAGGAACAGAAATTTTATGCGATCCCTGTTGTGGATCGGGAACATTTCTCATTGAAGCTTTAATGATAGCTTCTAAAATCCCAGCTGGTTTTTACCGAACGAATTGGGGTTTTTATCATTTACCGTTCTTTTCATCAAGCGCTTGGGCAAAAATTAAAGTTGCAGAAGATAGCAAACGAATTTCATTGCCTCCAGGACATTTTTTGGGAATAGACCAGAATAAGAATGCTGTTAGAATTGCCAAAACAAATCTTAGAGCGGCTGGTTTTTTAAAAGAAGTGGAAATCTTACAAGGAAATTTTGCCAACGTTGAATTACCTTTTAACCCAAATTTTGTCATTACAAACCCACCTCATGGTATTCGTTTAGATGAAGTGGATTCTTTAAAGCCTCTCTATAGAGCCTTAGGTGATTTTTTTAAAAGAAAAATGGAAAAACCGGGTAAAGCCTTTATTTTTACAGGATCGTTAGATTTATCCAAAGAAGTTGGCTTAGCTGCAGATAAAAGAAATGTGATTAAAAATAGCAACATTGAATCTAGATTTTTAGAATTTACTATTTATTAA